Proteins co-encoded in one Acidovorax sp. 69 genomic window:
- the rpsO gene encoding 30S ribosomal protein S15 has translation MIASSIKAEVVKANARAANDTGSPEVQVALLTARINELTPHFKTHAKDHHGRRGLLRMVSRRRKLLDYLKAKDADRYTALIAKLGLRK, from the coding sequence ATGATCGCATCCTCTATCAAGGCCGAAGTCGTCAAGGCAAACGCCCGCGCTGCCAACGACACTGGTAGCCCAGAAGTGCAAGTGGCCCTGCTGACCGCCCGCATCAACGAACTGACCCCCCACTTCAAGACGCACGCCAAGGACCACCATGGTCGCCGTGGCCTGCTGCGCATGGTGAGCCGTCGTCGTAAGCTGCTGGACTACCTGAAGGCCAAGGACGCTGACCGTTACACCGCGCTGATCGCCAAGTTGGGTCTGCGCAAGTAA
- the pnp gene encoding polyribonucleotide nucleotidyltransferase, protein MSIFNKVTKSFQWGDKTVIMETGEIARQASGAVLVNIDDTVVLATVVASKGAKPGQDFFPLTVDYIEKTYAAGKIPGSFFKREAKPSEHETLTSRLIDRPIRPLFPEGFFNEVHVVIHTVSLNPEVDADIAALIATSAALAISGIPFNGPIGAARVGYINGEYVLNPGQTARKGSQMDLVVAGTEAAVLMVESEAQQLSEEIMLGAVVFGHQQGNVAINAIHDLVRDAGKPVWQWAAPAKDEALIAKVGALATDKLRAAYQNRNKQARTQACREAYASVMAALKAEGADFDSVKVEGMLFDIEAGIVRSQILAGEPRIDGRDTRTVRPIEIRSSVLPRAHGSSLFTRGETQALVVTTLGTERDAQRIDALAGEYEDRFMMHYNMPPFATGEVGRMGSTKRREIGHGRLAKRALVAVLPSKEEFPYTMRVVSEITESNGSSSMASVCGGCLSMMDAGVPMKAHVAGIAMGLIKDANRFAVLTDILGDEDHLGDMDFKVAGTTAGITALQMDIKIQGITKEIMEVALAQAKEARVHILGKMQEAMGEAKTEVSNFAPKLYTMKINPEKIRDVIGKGGSVIRALTEETGCQINIEEDGTITIAATDAAKADEAKKRIEQITAEVEIGKIYEGPVTKILDFGALINLLPGKDGLLHISQIAHERVEKVSDYLTEGQIVKVKVMETDEKGRVKLSMKVLAERPAGGGERPAPAERGDREPRRDHGRDGGRQPAEQQQQQSLLSDGASEQIVG, encoded by the coding sequence ATGAGCATTTTCAACAAAGTCACCAAGTCTTTCCAATGGGGTGACAAGACCGTCATCATGGAAACGGGTGAGATTGCCCGCCAAGCCTCCGGCGCTGTGCTGGTGAATATTGATGACACCGTGGTGCTGGCCACCGTGGTCGCTTCCAAGGGCGCCAAGCCCGGTCAGGACTTTTTCCCTCTGACGGTGGACTACATTGAAAAGACATACGCTGCAGGCAAGATTCCTGGCAGCTTCTTCAAGCGTGAAGCCAAGCCCAGCGAACACGAAACCCTGACCAGCCGCCTGATTGACCGTCCGATCCGTCCACTGTTCCCAGAAGGTTTCTTCAACGAAGTGCACGTGGTGATCCACACCGTGTCGTTGAACCCCGAAGTGGATGCTGACATCGCTGCCCTGATCGCTACCAGCGCAGCCTTGGCCATCTCCGGCATCCCCTTCAATGGTCCCATTGGTGCGGCACGCGTGGGTTACATCAACGGCGAATACGTTCTGAACCCTGGCCAAACAGCGCGCAAGGGCTCGCAAATGGACCTGGTGGTTGCTGGGACCGAAGCCGCTGTGCTGATGGTGGAATCCGAAGCCCAGCAGCTCTCCGAAGAAATCATGCTTGGCGCCGTAGTGTTCGGTCACCAACAAGGCAATGTGGCTATCAATGCCATCCATGATCTGGTGCGCGACGCGGGCAAGCCGGTGTGGCAATGGGCTGCTCCTGCCAAGGACGAAGCCCTGATCGCCAAGGTTGGCGCTCTGGCCACTGACAAGCTGCGTGCAGCTTACCAAAACCGCAACAAGCAAGCCCGCACGCAGGCCTGCCGCGAAGCCTATGCTTCCGTCATGGCTGCACTGAAGGCTGAAGGCGCTGACTTTGACTCCGTCAAGGTCGAAGGCATGCTGTTCGACATCGAAGCCGGCATCGTGCGCAGTCAGATTCTGGCGGGCGAGCCTCGCATCGACGGTCGTGATACGCGCACTGTGCGTCCTATCGAAATCCGCAGCAGCGTGTTGCCACGTGCCCACGGCTCGTCGTTGTTCACGCGTGGTGAAACTCAGGCGCTGGTCGTGACCACACTGGGCACCGAGCGTGATGCGCAGCGCATCGACGCACTGGCGGGCGAGTATGAAGACCGTTTCATGATGCACTACAACATGCCTCCCTTTGCCACTGGCGAAGTGGGTCGCATGGGTTCGACCAAGCGCCGCGAAATCGGTCACGGCCGTCTGGCCAAGCGTGCTCTGGTGGCAGTGCTGCCATCGAAGGAAGAGTTCCCCTACACCATGCGTGTGGTCTCGGAAATCACCGAATCCAACGGTTCGTCGTCCATGGCTTCGGTCTGCGGCGGCTGTCTGTCGATGATGGACGCTGGCGTGCCCATGAAAGCCCATGTGGCTGGTATTGCCATGGGTCTGATCAAGGATGCCAACCGTTTTGCCGTGCTGACCGACATCCTGGGTGACGAAGATCACCTGGGTGACATGGATTTCAAGGTGGCAGGTACGACCGCTGGTATCACGGCGCTTCAGATGGACATCAAGATCCAGGGCATCACCAAGGAAATCATGGAAGTCGCTTTGGCTCAGGCCAAGGAAGCGCGCGTGCACATCCTGGGCAAAATGCAAGAAGCCATGGGTGAGGCCAAGACCGAAGTGTCGAACTTCGCTCCCAAGCTGTACACGATGAAGATCAACCCCGAGAAGATCCGTGACGTGATCGGTAAGGGCGGTTCCGTGATCCGTGCGCTGACTGAAGAAACCGGTTGCCAGATCAACATCGAAGAAGATGGCACGATCACTATCGCTGCGACCGACGCCGCCAAGGCCGATGAAGCGAAGAAGCGCATCGAGCAAATCACGGCAGAAGTCGAGATTGGCAAGATCTACGAAGGCCCTGTGACCAAGATCCTGGACTTCGGTGCCCTTATCAATCTGCTGCCCGGTAAGGATGGTTTGTTGCACATCAGTCAGATTGCGCACGAGCGTGTCGAGAAGGTGTCTGACTACCTGACCGAAGGCCAGATCGTCAAGGTCAAGGTCATGGAGACGGATGAAAAGGGCCGCGTCAAGTTGTCCATGAAAGTTTTGGCCGAGCGTCCCGCTGGCGGTGGCGAGCGCCCTGCGCCTGCAGAGCGTGGTGACCGCGAGCCTCGCCGTGACCATGGTCGCGACGGTGGTCGTCAGCCCGCCGAGCAGCAGCAGCAACAATCCCTGTTGTCGGATGGTGCGTCCGAGCAGATCGTTGGTTAA
- a CDS encoding NAD(P)H-quinone oxidoreductase: MRAVEITSFGGPEVLKLGERPVPQPGAGEVLIRVRASGINRPDVLQRLGHYAPPPGTSDLPGLEVAGVVESGDAAAMAAAGVRIGDRVCALVAGGGYAEWCVAPVVQCLPVPEGFSDVEAASLPETFFTVWSNVFDRGRLQAGETLLVQGGTSGIGVTAIQLARAFGAVVIATAGSDDKCAACLALGAHHAINYKSQDFVAEVKSVTQGRGVDVVLDMVGGDYVAREVECLAEDGRIVIIAVQGGVKSGFNAGLVLRRRLTITGSTLRPRPVAFKGAIALALRAQVWPLLAAGKVRPVIHSTFAAADACQAHALMESNQHIGKIVLTW, translated from the coding sequence ATGCGCGCTGTTGAGATCACGTCTTTTGGCGGTCCTGAAGTTTTGAAGCTGGGCGAACGCCCTGTGCCGCAGCCGGGTGCTGGCGAGGTGTTGATTCGTGTCCGTGCGAGCGGCATCAATCGCCCAGATGTGCTGCAGCGCTTGGGTCACTACGCGCCACCTCCCGGAACTTCCGACCTTCCGGGTCTGGAGGTGGCTGGTGTCGTGGAGTCGGGTGATGCTGCAGCCATGGCTGCAGCGGGCGTTCGTATTGGTGACCGTGTTTGTGCGCTGGTGGCGGGTGGTGGGTATGCCGAGTGGTGTGTCGCACCGGTTGTGCAGTGCTTGCCGGTGCCCGAGGGCTTCAGTGATGTAGAGGCGGCGTCGTTGCCTGAGACCTTCTTCACGGTATGGAGCAATGTTTTTGATCGCGGCCGTTTGCAGGCGGGGGAGACTCTGCTTGTGCAGGGTGGCACCAGTGGAATTGGTGTCACAGCCATTCAACTCGCCCGGGCGTTTGGTGCAGTGGTTATCGCCACGGCGGGCAGTGATGACAAATGTGCGGCCTGTCTGGCGCTCGGAGCGCACCATGCCATCAACTACAAGTCGCAGGACTTTGTGGCTGAGGTGAAGAGCGTGACTCAGGGGCGGGGCGTTGACGTAGTGCTCGACATGGTCGGCGGCGACTATGTCGCGCGCGAAGTGGAGTGCTTGGCCGAGGATGGTCGTATTGTGATCATCGCAGTGCAAGGTGGCGTCAAAAGCGGCTTCAATGCGGGGCTTGTCTTGCGGCGGCGACTCACTATCACGGGTTCTACGCTGCGCCCGCGTCCTGTGGCGTTCAAAGGAGCGATTGCGCTCGCCCTGCGTGCGCAGGTATGGCCTTTGTTGGCTGCGGGCAAAGTACGTCCAGTCATCCATAGCACGTTTGCGGCGGCGGATGCTTGCCAGGCCCATGCCTTGATGGAGTCGAACCAGCACATCGGCAAGATTGTTTTGACGTGGTAA
- the tpiA gene encoding triose-phosphate isomerase, with translation MNSKKKLIAGNWKMNGSLAANEALLKALIAGLGDVACDVAVAVPAPYLAQVQLLTAGAAVAVAAQDVSRFESGAYTGEISAGMLKDFGVRYALVGHSERRQYHGETDVVVAEKAQHALAAGITPIVCVGETLQEREAGQTESVVKRQLAAVIHLNGHCISEIVVAYEPVWAIGTGRTASPEQAQAVHAVLRAQLSAASEHADRVRLLYGGSMNAANAAQLLAQPDIDGGLVGGASLKAPDFLQIIAAAR, from the coding sequence ATGAACAGTAAGAAAAAACTCATCGCCGGTAATTGGAAGATGAACGGCAGCTTGGCTGCCAATGAGGCATTGTTGAAGGCACTCATTGCCGGTCTGGGTGATGTGGCGTGTGACGTTGCGGTGGCTGTGCCCGCGCCCTATCTCGCGCAGGTGCAGTTGCTGACCGCTGGAGCGGCAGTCGCCGTGGCGGCACAGGATGTGTCCCGGTTTGAATCGGGGGCCTATACGGGCGAGATTTCTGCCGGCATGCTCAAGGACTTTGGTGTGCGTTATGCGTTGGTGGGGCATTCAGAGCGCCGCCAGTACCATGGTGAAACGGATGTGGTGGTGGCAGAGAAGGCTCAGCACGCGTTGGCTGCGGGTATCACTCCTATCGTCTGTGTGGGCGAAACGCTGCAGGAGCGTGAGGCGGGGCAGACAGAGTCTGTTGTCAAGCGTCAGCTTGCGGCGGTGATTCACCTCAATGGTCATTGCATCAGCGAAATCGTGGTGGCGTATGAGCCAGTCTGGGCCATTGGCACTGGGCGCACAGCATCACCAGAGCAGGCGCAGGCGGTCCATGCGGTGCTGCGCGCACAGCTCTCGGCAGCGAGCGAGCATGCCGACCGCGTCCGCCTTTTGTATGGCGGCAGCATGAATGCGGCCAATGCTGCGCAATTGCTGGCGCAGCCCGATATTGACGGTGGACTGGTTGGAGGAGCTTCGTTGAAAGCCCCCGACTTTTTGCAAATTATTGCTGCGGCCCGTTAA
- the secG gene encoding preprotein translocase subunit SecG → MNVIVNVILAVQMLAALVMIGLILIQHGKGADMGAAFGSGSSGSLFGASGSANFLSRTTAVLAAVFFVSTLALAYFGNARPATSGSVLEAPAAVPSGAPATPDAAVVPAMPASGAAQIPTK, encoded by the coding sequence ATGAACGTGATCGTGAATGTGATTTTGGCGGTGCAGATGTTGGCGGCCCTGGTGATGATTGGCCTAATCTTGATTCAGCATGGCAAGGGTGCGGATATGGGGGCGGCATTTGGCAGTGGCAGCTCTGGCAGTTTGTTTGGTGCGAGTGGAAGTGCCAATTTCTTGTCTCGCACCACGGCGGTGCTTGCCGCTGTATTTTTTGTTTCCACCCTGGCATTGGCTTACTTTGGCAATGCACGGCCTGCAACATCGGGCAGTGTGCTGGAGGCTCCTGCCGCTGTGCCATCGGGTGCACCAGCAACGCCGGATGCTGCGGTTGTGCCAGCAATGCCTGCCTCCGGCGCTGCGCAGATTCCGACTAAATAA